ACTTCATCTATTCGTTTTTCTCGTTTGATAAACTGCAACGCTGTATTTACCACAATGCGATAAAACCAAGTTGAAAATTTCGCATCGTTTCTAAAATTGGCCAGGGCAGCATAGGCCGTTATAAAGCTGTCCTGAACAATATCCTTGGCATCGTCCTCGCGCTTTACGATTGAAACAGCTACTCCAAAAGCCTTGTTTTGATAGGTTCTTATGAAATAACCAAAAGCGTTCGTGTTTCCATTCAAAACCTCATTTATGTAATGGGCATCCATAAAGGGCTATTTGCTTTTCTGCACTTTCTTTGCCCAGAAAAATGAAGCGATAAGACTTATACCACCAAACAAGAGCATAAAAGACGGGTAAAAAACCACTTCGTCAATTTTTAAGGCTTTTTCCAAGAGATATGCCAATAACAAACCGAAAGCAATACCAACCATCAACATTCCTAATTTCAGTTCTAGATATCGACTTGTATTGGAAGGTACATTCGTGGGAATTCCTTTTTCGATTTTTGCCATGCGCTCTAAATGCGAGGCTCTAATGAAAGTATAAATAGTATATCCTGCAGCAACAAAAAGTGCCACTAATACAACTCCTGGTCCAAAGACAAAATCACTCATGGTGGTATGTTTTAAATGTTACATCTATATGATTATTGTCAATCCAATTAGGTTACAGATTTTGCCATTTACTTTTTTAGAAGTTCCTTAACCCATTATTATTGAGCATTTTGCGCAGTTTTAAAAACGTGTTCCAAAAAATAGTGTCAACGGACTTTTTACTCAGGCGGTATGGGAAATGGCTAGTTTGGTCTTGCTTACTCCAACGGGTCGACACAGAAAACAATAGCTATAATCAATTCGGTCTTCGGGCTAAACCGAAAGGTTTCCTTATTTTTAGCAAGTCCGTAGTAGCTGTAGCTCCAATGCTTCTAAGTTGCTTTGGATAAAAATGACATAGATTATTTTACGACCAACGTCTTATAACCAAACTAAGCACTATTCCCTATGAATTTCAAACCCTTTTACTCCATCCTATTTCTTGCCGTTTTTCTACAAGGACACTTCCTTTTTGCTCAGGTTTATGCAAGAAACGGGATGGTGGTCTCCAGTAGCAAAATAGCCTCCGAAGTAGGAACGGACATCCTTAAAAAAGGCGGAAATGCCATTGATGCATCGGTCGCAACCGCTTTTGCACTGGCCGTAACGCACCCCACAGCCGGTAATATTGGTGGAGGTGGCTTTTTGGTTTTCATGGATGCCTCAGGTACGGCGACTACGATTGATTTTAGGGAAAAAGCACCTTTAGAGGCATCTCCGGACATGTTTCTTGATGCCAATGGAAAGCTTACCAAGGGGCAGAACTTGTACGGAAACGAATCGACGGTGAACCACATAGGCGCTAAATCGGTAGGTGTTCCCGGAACCGTGGCCGGTCTCTATCTAGCCCATCAAAAATACGGGAACCTACCGTGGGCAGATTTGGTACAACCTGCAATCGATATCGCAAAAAACGGTTTCCCGCTCACCTGGAAAATTTCGCGTGATGCCGCTTATTTTAGCGCAAATTCACCTGTACCGTTTTTAAAGGATTTTTTCAAAAACGACAGTGGCAATCTTACGCAATTCGGGGAGGTTTTTAAACAACCGGAGCTGGCCAATACGCTAACGGAAATTCGAGACCATGGTCATGATGGGTTCTACAAAAGACCGGTCGCCAAAGAGATCGTCAACTTTATGAAGCAAAACGGAGGCATAATTTCTATGAAAGACCTTAAGCGTTACACGGCCGTAGAACGGAAACCTGTAAAAGGTACTTTTAACGATTACGAAATCTATTCTATGCCACCGCCCAGCTCAGGAGGGGTAGCGCTAATAGAAATGATGAACCTGATGGAACTGGCCAATTTGGAGGACATCGAATTCAATTCCACGGCATACGTGCACTTGGTGGCCGAGGTCATGCGAAGGGCTTTTGCCGATAGAGCCGAGCATTTGGGAGACGCCGATTTTAACAACGATCTACCATTGGATAAACTAACGTCCAAAGCATTCGCCAAAACACGCTTTGACAATATTGATATGACCAAGGCCTCCGTAAGTGACTCCACCAAACTCGGTCAGCTTTATGATGGCACCAGTACCACGCATTTTTCAGTGATGGATAAAGAGGGGAACGCAGTATCGTTAACCTACACCTTGGAGCATAGCTACGGTTCGGGCATGGGTTCCGATAAGCTCGGCTTCATCTTCAATAATGAGATGGGTGATTTTAATCCACAACCCGGAATCACTACCAATTCCGGTCAAGTAGGTACGAATCCCAACCTTATTCAACCCGAAAAGCGAATGCTTTCCAGTATGACACCCACCATAGTGGCGAAAGATTCAAAACCTTACCTTGTTATTGGCAGTCCAGGAGGAAGAACCATTATCAATACGGTGTTTCAAACCGTACTGAATGTGTTGGCGTACGACATGCGCGTTGACAGAGCCATAGAGGCCATGAAAATACACCACCAATGGCTGCCAGATGAGATTGAATATGAGCGTGGACTGCTTTCGCCCGATACCCGTAAAGCCCTTGAAGCGATGAACCATACCTTGGTCCCTACAAATTCATTAGGTGCGTTAATGGGCATCCAGGTGGATGCTGAAAACAAGGTCTTAATCGGTGCCGCGGATTCTTCGAGACCAGATGGTGCGGCAATAGGCTATTAAAGTATCTAATTTTATCTAAAGTTGGCTACACCTAAGAAGCATTACGCCCATCATTTTATTATAGCTCCGCTGTGATACCGATGCAACAAAAGGAAGTTTCAGATGCTACCGATCAAGAATTTATCTACAAAGTAAAAACATCATATGACCAACGCCACAACCAATGCCATATTTATAGGATTTCTAATAGGTATCATAATCTACAGTGTAGTAAAGAATAGCGTGGGGTTTTTCACCATAATTCCCTTGTTCTTCATTTACCTACTGGTTAAAAAGTCTAAAAAATAAAATAAGGTAAGTCCAACCAAAAACTGACGTTTTAGAAACTATAGCCAAAACAAACAAGGTCATGGTTTTTTTTATTCTTGGAGATTGGGTCAGATAAGACGTTTAAAATATTTGATGCTCATAGTATTACCCTTTTTGTTTTTTCAGTAACTTTCTAGTAGATATATTTTCAGCATGGAAAAATTTACATTAGCTATTAATGGTGAAACTTTTGAGGTGGAAACTGCTGCGGACACCTCATTGCTATGGGTACTGCGAGAACATTTAGGCCTCACCGGCACCAAATACGGCTGTGGTATTGCACAATGCGGGGCCTGTACCATTCATATCGATAAAAAGCCCATGAAGGCCTGTATGTTAAAGGTGGGTACATTGGCGAACGGACAGAAGATTACCACCATAGAAGGTTTGTCCGAAAATGGGGACCACCCTGTTCAAGAAGCATGGATTGAAGCTCAGGCGCCACAATGCGGCTATTGTCAGTCGGGTCAAATCATGCAAGCCGTCGCCCTTTTGGAAGAAGAACCAGCGCCCTCCAGGGAAAAAATAAAAAGTTACATGAACGGTGTACTTTGCCGTTGTGGTACTTATCTGCGGATAATAAAGGCCATTGAATTGGCTGCTGCTAAAAATCTGGTGAACTAGAATTAAAACTTACGATTATGTCCACAACATCCAAATTGGTCAACCGAAGGGAATTTTTAAAGTCTTCCAGTGGCGTAGCCCTCTTTATTGGCGTATCAGGTATTCTGCCCCAATTAATCTCTTGTGCGGATACCAATGCGGTTGCCGAACAATTGGAAAAGCATCAACTCACTGCATGGGTGCAAATCACTGAAGATGGTGAGATTACCATTTATAACCCAGCCGCAGAAATGGGGCAAGGGTCCATGACCTCTTTACCCCTACTCTTTGCTGAAGAAATGGACGCAGATTGGTCCAAGGTCCACGTTGAATTTTCGCCACAGGAAACGGAAATATACGGTGGAAAAGGTTGGGCACCCGGAAGTAAACTTATGTTTACCGTAGGTAGCAGAACCACGAACAGCTATTATGAAACGATGCGAAAGGCCGGCGCGCAGGCACGTTACGTTTTGCTCCATTCAGCGGCAGCACATTGGGGCGTTCCCGTTTCCGAATTGACAACAGGCGATAGCTTTGTTTTCCATGAAAGCAGCGATAAGAAAATAAGTTATGGGGAACTCGTTCCCTATTTAACAATGCCGGAGGAGCTTCCTGATTTTACGGTAGAGCAACTAAAACAACCGAAAGATTTTCGATTAATCGGTAAAGATATTCCGCGTACCGAGATTCCGGCCAAGGTAGACGGAAGCGCACAATTTGCCATTGACATCCGTCTACCAGAAATGGTTTACGGGGTTTTGGAACGTGGAAAATTACATGGTGCTAGACCTACCTTACGAAATGAGGAGGAAATTTTGGCCCAGGAAGGCGTATTAAAAATAGTACCCTTCGACTATGCCATTGGTGTGGTCGCCATGACCTTGGAACAGGCGTTAAAAGCCAAAAGCCTGCTTCAAATAGATTGGAGTGATTCCGATGCGTCCGGTTTTAATTCGCAGGAAGTTTACGAGGACTATGAGAGAATAGCAGCGCAGGGCAAGACCGGCAAGGTGGTTACAAAAATAGGCAATATGGATACTGCGCTTCGGAACACTTCTAAAACCTACACTGCCGACTTTAAAAACGACTACGTATACCATGCCCAACTAGAACCCCTGAATGCCGTGATACGGGTGACAGAAGATTTACAAAGTGCGGAGGTTTGGGTGGGTAGTCAACAAGGGGCCGATACCAAATTAGGTGTGCCCAACATTTTAGGCATTTCCCCAGATAAAGTAAATGTTCATTTGCAATACCTTGGTGGTGGTTTTGGAAGGAGAAGCATGAGTGACTTCGTTGCGGAATGTGCGGTGTTGGCCAAAGAAATGGCCCCGCTTGCCGTGAAACTGATTTGGACACGCGAAGATGATTTACGCTACGGTACGTTTCGCCCCATTTCCCTTCAGCGGCTCAACGTATGTTTGGACAAATCTGGCGAAATAAATGGGTTTTCGCATATGGTCATCGGTGATGGGGGAAATTTAGTGGCCAGTGGGGTACACAACTCGCATTACAACATACCGAACCAATTTGCTGAATGGCGCGAAACTAGGCATGGTGTCCGACTTAAACATTGGCGTGCCGTTGGCCATGGCCCGAATAAATTCGCCATTGAAAGTATGTTGGATGAAATTGCCTTGGACCAAGGTACCGACCCGGTGGCTCTTAGGAGAAAATTAATGGCAGATTCTCCCAGGGCACTGGCCACTTTGGAAAACGTCGTAGAAATGTCCGATTGGAGCGCTCCAACTGCCGCAGGTCGCGCAAAGGGAATCTCCTTTGTTGAACACGGATCTCTAGGAACCGGTGTCTGTGAAATTTCCGTGGACCGAACGACAGGAAAAATTAAGGTCAATCGTTTTTGGATCGCCCTGGATGCAGGTGTTATAGTGCAACCCGATAACGTAAAAGCGCAAATGGAAGGCGGCATCATCATGGGTATGAGCAGTGTACTTTACGAACAGGTTACCGTGGTAAACGGTGAAGTACAACAATCAAACTTTCACGACTATTCGTTATTGAGAATGCAAGATGTGCCCGATAGTATTGAAACCAAATTAATTGCATCTTCAGAAACGCCCCAAGGTGTTGGTGAGACGGCAACCCCAATGGTCGCAGGTGCTATCGCGAATGCTTTTCTAAAATTGACGGGGAAAAAATTGCGGCACCTTCCCTTTACTCCCGAACGTGTTTTGGAAGTTTTGAATAGCTAAGAATTGAGGTAATGATATGACTGTTTTATTATTGAAAATCTCATATATGTCCATTTTTGTCCCACACGCCAGGCAACTTTCGGTCACTTCCCCGGCGTTGGAGTAAAATTTGGTATCTTTAATTGTTTAAAAGCCAATTGTCCTATTATTAATTCATAAAACAACAAAATCATGAAACGACTGAAAGAACTAAAATACTTTACCCTGGTAGTCCTTCTTTTTAGCTTCGTCGCAGCTGGATCTCTAAGCTCTTGTAGGGAACAAAAGAAAGAAGAAAAAACCGAAGCGGAAGCCGAGCATCCCGAAGGTGAAGAACACCCTACGGAAGAAGGCGCCGCCAAAGAAGAACATCCTGAAGGTGAGGAACATCCTACTTCAGAAGGTGAAGAACACCCAGAAGGCGAAGAACACCCAACGAAAGATTCTATTTCGGACTAGGGCCAAACCATATTACAAGGTCTCCTTATCCGATTTTCTTTGGAACGAAAAGAATGTTTTAGGAAAGACAGGTACATCACCTTCTTCCATAACAGGATAGGCCATAAAGTTAATCGACCCGGATTTAGGTCCGGGTTCTAATTTTAAATCACGTCCACGGGTGAATTCGATACGATTTGCCGGATGCCTACCAAAATAGTACGTGGCAAGTTTGGAATATTTATTCGCCTCACTGATATCAACAGGCCACCATTTCCCTTCAGCGTAAAATTCTGCCCAGCAGTGATAACCATCAATACCGCCTTCATCTCGATCTGAAGGAATTGAGGCCCCGACCGCAAATCGTGCAGGTATCCCGGCCGATCTGGCTAAAGAAATAAAGAGTGAGTGAAACTCCGTGCAATTCCCGGTAAGTGCATCACAGGCATACACGGCATCACCTGTACCGTAGGTGCCAGCCTTGATATAACTCATATTATCAATTATATAATCATATAAGGCTCTCGCACGCATTAGGGTGCCTCCGTAACGCTTATCACCCATAATAGAATCGGCAAGGGTCTCAAATCGAAAGCCCACGGGCATTAGCAAACTGGCGTCTAAATAGCGCGCTGGCCACGTATTTTCTTCGTAGGGTTTTTTCTCCTTTCGTGATACATCGTAAACCAGCTCTACTTTCTTACCACTATCCTCTGGCAAAAGTTCCATATATAAAACCGAATTGCCGTATTCCTTTTCCTCAAGCATTTGATGCTCCACGGGAGTTTTGAGCGTTGTTAACCTTACATCTTGAAAAGTATCGCTCTGCGGAACGGGAATCCAAATTTTTGCTGATTTCTTCATTTCCGGTAAAGTAACCTCGTACCTGAATTCAAATTTGTCTTCGCCCTCAATAACGCCTAGTAAATCATTTGAAGCCTCTTGCACAGGTACCCTATACCATGTCTTATCCTTACGTTGTTTCCACGTATACATAGGTTTGCCGTTAAGTTTGTGCAGCGTAGTTTCGGTAACTATCATACTCCCTGGATCTCCTTCCAAGAAAAAATCCACATCATAGACATCGCCACTTACATCGGCCAAATCAACACAGGCAAAATGACGTCTTGGTCCTAAATTTGAAAGGTATTCCGTATGAACACGTACCAGTTCCAAACGTAGTTCCTTCCCCCCGGATTCCATATGAAAATATCCTCCTCCCTCTTTTACTTTTTTTGCGATGTTGGCCTTGATACCTTCCTCTATATCGCTAGTAACTACCGTGGGGATGTGCTCTGCCGTGAGCATTTTCTTTTCTTTTTTCTTTTCGGTGCTTGAATTACAGCCCATGACTAGGGCAAGCGTTACCGTTAGAATAATTAGCGAGTATTTCATATTTCTGTCCTATAAAGCGTTGTATGAATTTACAACAATTACCTTGTTCTCCCAATTGAGTTTATAGTGATCATAAAAATCTGCTACTGAAGATATTTGGGGTGATGGTGCAGATCGTTCCCATACACCTCGAGTACTTAAATTAGCTACTATTATAATGACGACCAATGGCGCTAATTTGTTAATTTGAAATGTTAACATAGCGTTAATCCCAAACTCCAAAGCAGGAAGTACAAACTTTTTAGTTTCATTTTTTGTAGTTTTAAAACTAGGGTTAATCTTCCATAATTTGCCCAATTAATCATTTAAAACCAACCAGAAAATGAAAAAGGTTATCAAGTTTGCTTTACTTTTTTTCTTTACTTCATGTGTAACACTCCATAGTAGCGCACAAGAGGAATCCGAAAACCCTTTTAAAGGATTAGAATTCAGAAATATCGGGCCCGCAATGACCTCGGGTAGAATCGCCGATATCGCCATACATCCCGAAAACGAAAATATATGGTATGTGGCCGTGGGTTCTGGTGGTGTTTGGAAAACTACAAATTCCGGTACTACATGGAAACCGTTGTTCGATAAAGAAAAAGTATATTCCATAGGCTGCGTCACCATTGACCACAACAATCCCCATACCATATGGGT
This sequence is a window from Maribacter aestuarii. Protein-coding genes within it:
- a CDS encoding DUF6249 domain-containing protein — its product is MSDFVFGPGVVLVALFVAAGYTIYTFIRASHLERMAKIEKGIPTNVPSNTSRYLELKLGMLMVGIAFGLLLAYLLEKALKIDEVVFYPSFMLLFGGISLIASFFWAKKVQKSK
- the ggt gene encoding gamma-glutamyltransferase, which produces MNFKPFYSILFLAVFLQGHFLFAQVYARNGMVVSSSKIASEVGTDILKKGGNAIDASVATAFALAVTHPTAGNIGGGGFLVFMDASGTATTIDFREKAPLEASPDMFLDANGKLTKGQNLYGNESTVNHIGAKSVGVPGTVAGLYLAHQKYGNLPWADLVQPAIDIAKNGFPLTWKISRDAAYFSANSPVPFLKDFFKNDSGNLTQFGEVFKQPELANTLTEIRDHGHDGFYKRPVAKEIVNFMKQNGGIISMKDLKRYTAVERKPVKGTFNDYEIYSMPPPSSGGVALIEMMNLMELANLEDIEFNSTAYVHLVAEVMRRAFADRAEHLGDADFNNDLPLDKLTSKAFAKTRFDNIDMTKASVSDSTKLGQLYDGTSTTHFSVMDKEGNAVSLTYTLEHSYGSGMGSDKLGFIFNNEMGDFNPQPGITTNSGQVGTNPNLIQPEKRMLSSMTPTIVAKDSKPYLVIGSPGGRTIINTVFQTVLNVLAYDMRVDRAIEAMKIHHQWLPDEIEYERGLLSPDTRKALEAMNHTLVPTNSLGALMGIQVDAENKVLIGAADSSRPDGAAIGY
- a CDS encoding (2Fe-2S)-binding protein, giving the protein MEKFTLAINGETFEVETAADTSLLWVLREHLGLTGTKYGCGIAQCGACTIHIDKKPMKACMLKVGTLANGQKITTIEGLSENGDHPVQEAWIEAQAPQCGYCQSGQIMQAVALLEEEPAPSREKIKSYMNGVLCRCGTYLRIIKAIELAAAKNLVN
- a CDS encoding xanthine dehydrogenase family protein molybdopterin-binding subunit, producing MSTTSKLVNRREFLKSSSGVALFIGVSGILPQLISCADTNAVAEQLEKHQLTAWVQITEDGEITIYNPAAEMGQGSMTSLPLLFAEEMDADWSKVHVEFSPQETEIYGGKGWAPGSKLMFTVGSRTTNSYYETMRKAGAQARYVLLHSAAAHWGVPVSELTTGDSFVFHESSDKKISYGELVPYLTMPEELPDFTVEQLKQPKDFRLIGKDIPRTEIPAKVDGSAQFAIDIRLPEMVYGVLERGKLHGARPTLRNEEEILAQEGVLKIVPFDYAIGVVAMTLEQALKAKSLLQIDWSDSDASGFNSQEVYEDYERIAAQGKTGKVVTKIGNMDTALRNTSKTYTADFKNDYVYHAQLEPLNAVIRVTEDLQSAEVWVGSQQGADTKLGVPNILGISPDKVNVHLQYLGGGFGRRSMSDFVAECAVLAKEMAPLAVKLIWTREDDLRYGTFRPISLQRLNVCLDKSGEINGFSHMVIGDGGNLVASGVHNSHYNIPNQFAEWRETRHGVRLKHWRAVGHGPNKFAIESMLDEIALDQGTDPVALRRKLMADSPRALATLENVVEMSDWSAPTAAGRAKGISFVEHGSLGTGVCEISVDRTTGKIKVNRFWIALDAGVIVQPDNVKAQMEGGIIMGMSSVLYEQVTVVNGEVQQSNFHDYSLLRMQDVPDSIETKLIASSETPQGVGETATPMVAGAIANAFLKLTGKKLRHLPFTPERVLEVLNS
- a CDS encoding transglutaminase-like domain-containing protein encodes the protein MKYSLIILTVTLALVMGCNSSTEKKKEKKMLTAEHIPTVVTSDIEEGIKANIAKKVKEGGGYFHMESGGKELRLELVRVHTEYLSNLGPRRHFACVDLADVSGDVYDVDFFLEGDPGSMIVTETTLHKLNGKPMYTWKQRKDKTWYRVPVQEASNDLLGVIEGEDKFEFRYEVTLPEMKKSAKIWIPVPQSDTFQDVRLTTLKTPVEHQMLEEKEYGNSVLYMELLPEDSGKKVELVYDVSRKEKKPYEENTWPARYLDASLLMPVGFRFETLADSIMGDKRYGGTLMRARALYDYIIDNMSYIKAGTYGTGDAVYACDALTGNCTEFHSLFISLARSAGIPARFAVGASIPSDRDEGGIDGYHCWAEFYAEGKWWPVDISEANKYSKLATYYFGRHPANRIEFTRGRDLKLEPGPKSGSINFMAYPVMEEGDVPVFPKTFFSFQRKSDKETL